AGGTCGTACCGTTCCGCCACGTCGTCGAACATCGAGGCGACTTCGTGCGGCTGCTTGTTCAGGGAAGCGCGGGTCACGGGCCCATTGTTGCAGCCGGCCTCGGAGAAGAAGCCGAGGCCCCACTGGAACCGAGGCCGCTCACGGCAGAAGCTTCGGCTTCTTCTTCGCCGCCACGTCCTCCACCCATCCGCACGCCAGCACGAACACCGCGATCAGCACCCACCCGATCCCGAACATGAACCACTGGCTCTCCAGCGGCAGGTACTTCTCGAACGCGGGCACGTTCCAGAACTGGTCGATCAGCGGTACGGCGAGGATCAGCGCGATCTCGTGCCAGAGGTAGATCGTCACGGCCCGCGCGTTGAAGACGGTGACGACCCGGTCCAGGCGCCTGAAGCGGGTCAGCCATGCGAAGTCGATCCCGAAGTGCGCCTTGGCCCAGAACAGCAGCATCACGAACCCCGCCGACCAGAAGGCCTGCGCCAGCGGGATCTCGTCGAGGTCGTACGTCCCGACCTCGCCCTGGTGGGTGAAGGCGTACCAGCCGCCGTACCCGATCGCGGCCAGCGACAGGACCACGACCACCGCGGGCTTCATCCGCTCCAGCACCCCGTCGCGGTGGGCGAAGCCGAGGATCCAGCAGAAGAGGTACGTCGAGAAGTCCCAGAGCTCGTTGCCGAGCCGTCCCTCGGGACCGGACCACACGAAGGTGAGGACCAGGATCGGGGCGAGGGACAGCAGCAGCACCGGTACGCGCGCCGGCCGGAACACCTTCAGCAGCAGCGGGGACAGCAGCACGAACCACAGATACGTCCGCAGGTACCAGAGGATCTCCCAGGCCTGGACGCCCCACTTGTTGCCCGGTGGGTCACCGAACGGCACGATCCAGAAGACGATGTTGTAGTGGCGCGGCATCCAGCCGTGGACGAGCATCGCCAGCACCACGAAGACGCCCCAGAACCAGAACGGGGGCAGCAGCCGCCGCAGCCGACTCCTCACCACCTTGAGCGCGGGCCGCTCCAGGGACTTCGCCATCAGCGTGCCGGCGAGCCCGAACATGATCCCCATAGAGGGGAAGACCATGCCGCACCAGGCCCACCCGAAGGTGTGATAGGTGACGACACGGATCAGGGCGACGGCCCGCAGGGTGTCGAAGTAGCGGTCGCGTACGGGGCGTTGGGGCAGGGTGTCGGTGACCGTGGATCGCTCGGTGGCCAGAACGGCCGTAGGCCCACCTCTGCGGTGCGAACCCATCTCAGCTCACCCCCGCCGGGGTC
This DNA window, taken from Streptomyces sp. NBC_00663, encodes the following:
- a CDS encoding acyltransferase family protein → MGSHRRGGPTAVLATERSTVTDTLPQRPVRDRYFDTLRAVALIRVVTYHTFGWAWCGMVFPSMGIMFGLAGTLMAKSLERPALKVVRSRLRRLLPPFWFWGVFVVLAMLVHGWMPRHYNIVFWIVPFGDPPGNKWGVQAWEILWYLRTYLWFVLLSPLLLKVFRPARVPVLLLSLAPILVLTFVWSGPEGRLGNELWDFSTYLFCWILGFAHRDGVLERMKPAVVVVLSLAAIGYGGWYAFTHQGEVGTYDLDEIPLAQAFWSAGFVMLLFWAKAHFGIDFAWLTRFRRLDRVVTVFNARAVTIYLWHEIALILAVPLIDQFWNVPAFEKYLPLESQWFMFGIGWVLIAVFVLACGWVEDVAAKKKPKLLP